The Flavobacterium sp. HJ-32-4 genome contains a region encoding:
- a CDS encoding 3'-5' exonuclease, with the protein MELHLHRPLCFFDLETTGVDICKDRIVEISIFKVYPNGNKESRTWLVNPTIPIPPQCTAVHGITNEKVANEPTFKEIGPLVYNMIKDSDLAGFNSDRFDIPLLAEELLRAGLDFDMKSRVSVDIQTIFHKKEERTLSAAYKFYCGKTLENAHSAEADTMATYEILKAQLERYPDLENEVRALSEYSTRKKIADFAGMIAFDADGDEIFTFGKHKGVKVDKIFDLEPGYFSWIQNADFPLYTKKVLTGIKLRRLNNKLS; encoded by the coding sequence ATGGAACTTCACCTCCACAGGCCCCTGTGTTTTTTCGATCTCGAGACTACGGGCGTCGACATCTGCAAAGACCGTATCGTCGAAATTTCGATTTTTAAGGTCTACCCAAACGGAAATAAGGAAAGCCGGACGTGGCTGGTGAACCCGACCATTCCGATTCCGCCGCAATGCACGGCCGTGCACGGCATTACCAATGAAAAGGTGGCCAATGAGCCGACGTTCAAGGAGATTGGACCGCTGGTCTATAATATGATCAAGGATTCGGACCTGGCCGGTTTCAACTCCGACCGTTTTGATATTCCGTTGCTGGCGGAGGAATTGCTGCGCGCCGGACTCGACTTCGATATGAAATCGCGGGTATCGGTCGATATCCAGACGATTTTCCACAAAAAAGAAGAGCGTACGTTGTCGGCGGCCTACAAGTTCTATTGCGGCAAGACCCTTGAAAATGCGCACTCGGCGGAGGCGGATACGATGGCGACCTATGAAATCCTGAAGGCGCAACTCGAGCGCTATCCCGACCTGGAAAATGAAGTACGGGCGCTTTCCGAATATTCCACCCGCAAGAAAATCGCCGATTTCGCCGGTATGATTGCCTTTGATGCCGATGGCGACGAAATCTTCACCTTCGGCAAGCACAAAGGGGTGAAGGTCGACAAGATCTTCGACCTCGAGCCGGGCTATTTCAGTTGGATCCAGAACGCCGATTTCCCGCTGTATACGAAAAAGGTGTTGACGGGAATTAAGTTGCGGCGGTTGAATAATAAGTTGAGTTGA
- a CDS encoding fumarylacetoacetate hydrolase family protein: MKIICIGRNYANHIAELQNERPSEPVIFLKPDTAVVQKQFPFVIPEFSTDVHHEVEVLVKINKVGKHIAQKFAHKYYDEIGLGIDFTARDLQQRLKDKGLPWEKAKAFDGSAVIGDFLPKSQFESLENLTFELTVNGSRAQIGNTSHMLWKIDELIAYVSQFFTLRTGDVLFTGTPEGVAAVQPGDVLEGFLEGQQLFRTQIK; encoded by the coding sequence ATGAAAATCATCTGCATCGGCCGTAATTACGCCAACCACATCGCCGAACTCCAGAACGAGCGTCCGTCAGAGCCGGTTATTTTCCTCAAACCCGACACAGCTGTGGTGCAAAAGCAGTTTCCGTTCGTGATTCCGGAGTTCAGTACGGATGTGCACCACGAAGTGGAAGTGTTGGTGAAAATCAACAAAGTCGGCAAACACATCGCCCAGAAATTTGCGCATAAATACTACGATGAAATCGGGCTGGGTATCGATTTTACCGCACGTGACCTGCAACAACGCCTGAAAGACAAGGGGTTGCCATGGGAGAAGGCTAAGGCGTTCGACGGTTCGGCCGTGATTGGTGATTTTTTGCCAAAGTCGCAATTTGAATCATTAGAAAATCTTACTTTTGAGTTGACCGTAAACGGAAGCAGGGCGCAGATAGGGAACACCTCGCACATGCTGTGGAAGATAGACGAACTCATCGCCTATGTCTCGCAGTTCTTTACGCTCCGAACCGGAGATGTCCTGTTTACGGGAACACCGGAAGGCGTGGCGGCAGTGCAACCGGGCGATGTGCTGGAAGGCTTCCTGGAAGGTCAGCAATTATTCAGGACCCAAATTAAGTAA
- a CDS encoding Hpt domain-containing protein has translation MAIHYNLAKVHAISDNDDAFVRQILTLFITEVPEDLAEVREGIKEKDYQRAYAFAHKIKPTFDLLGMTVAFDEIRAVEEWTKRQGKKKEIKDTFDSIAEKVDKASREIRKDFGI, from the coding sequence ATGGCCATACATTATAACCTGGCGAAAGTGCACGCCATCTCCGACAACGACGACGCCTTCGTGCGCCAAATCCTGACCCTTTTCATTACCGAAGTGCCGGAAGACCTGGCGGAGGTAAGGGAAGGTATCAAAGAGAAAGACTACCAACGCGCCTACGCGTTCGCACACAAAATTAAACCGACCTTTGACCTTCTCGGCATGACCGTCGCCTTCGACGAAATCCGCGCCGTGGAAGAGTGGACCAAACGACAGGGCAAAAAGAAGGAAATCAAAGACACCTTCGATAGTATCGCGGAAAAGGTCGACAAGGCCTCGCGTGAAATCCGGAAGGACTTCGGTATCTGA
- a CDS encoding CinA family nicotinamide mononucleotide deamidase-related protein, with translation MKAAIITIGDEILIGQIVDSNSAYMAKALDAIGVAVYEMASISDSGDHIRETFAYYQDVVDIVLVTGGLGPTKDDITKKIICEYFDDTLVTDEAVLAHVTRLIEQYFKRPITQLNRDQALVPSKAVVLHNEYGTAPGIWMRKDKTVFVFMPGVPFEMKGLMEKSVIPRIQAEFERPFILHKTLLTYGMGESLLAETIATWEENLPETIKLAYLPAPGRVRLRLSARGRDKAALERIIDEQVALLQPLIGHIITGFEDGETIEVTAGKLLAQKGLTLALGESCTGGRIAQMLTSVPGASAYFRGGVVSYTKEAKIDLLGVNPDTIAAHTVVSAAVAEEMAQGAQGRFGSDYGIGVTGNAGPTTDDTSEEVGTVYIALATPEGVVSERFSMGQPRAKVIERAAVKALEMLQKEIFKNVGA, from the coding sequence ATGAAAGCAGCCATTATTACCATTGGAGACGAAATTTTGATCGGCCAGATTGTCGACAGCAACTCGGCCTATATGGCCAAAGCCCTCGACGCCATTGGCGTGGCGGTGTATGAAATGGCGTCGATTTCCGATTCGGGCGACCATATCCGGGAGACGTTTGCCTACTACCAGGATGTAGTGGACATCGTATTGGTGACCGGCGGACTCGGGCCGACCAAAGACGATATCACCAAAAAAATCATCTGCGAGTATTTTGACGATACGCTGGTAACGGATGAAGCCGTATTGGCCCACGTTACCCGCCTCATCGAGCAGTATTTCAAACGTCCGATCACCCAACTCAACCGCGACCAGGCGTTGGTGCCCTCAAAAGCGGTAGTGCTGCACAACGAATACGGCACCGCGCCGGGCATCTGGATGCGGAAAGACAAGACGGTATTCGTCTTCATGCCGGGCGTGCCGTTTGAAATGAAAGGACTGATGGAGAAATCGGTCATCCCACGCATACAGGCCGAGTTCGAGCGGCCGTTCATCCTCCACAAAACCCTCCTGACCTATGGCATGGGTGAAAGCCTGCTGGCCGAAACCATTGCCACGTGGGAAGAAAACCTGCCCGAAACAATCAAGTTGGCCTACCTTCCGGCGCCCGGTCGTGTGCGGCTGCGGTTGTCGGCCCGCGGGCGCGACAAGGCCGCACTCGAACGCATTATCGACGAGCAGGTAGCCCTCTTGCAGCCGCTCATCGGGCACATCATCACCGGGTTTGAGGATGGGGAGACCATTGAAGTGACAGCCGGAAAACTCCTGGCGCAAAAAGGCCTCACCCTTGCGCTGGGCGAAAGCTGCACCGGTGGTCGCATCGCGCAGATGCTGACGTCGGTACCCGGCGCGTCGGCCTACTTCCGCGGTGGTGTAGTCAGTTACACGAAAGAAGCCAAGATCGATCTGCTGGGCGTGAACCCCGATACGATAGCGGCCCATACGGTCGTGAGCGCCGCCGTAGCCGAAGAAATGGCACAGGGCGCCCAAGGCCGGTTCGGGTCTGATTACGGTATCGGCGTCACCGGAAATGCCGGCCCCACGACCGATGACACCAGCGAAGAAGTGGGTACGGTGTATATCGCGCTCGCCACTCCGGAAGGCGTGGTATCCGAGCGTTTTTCCATGGGCCAACCCCGTGCGAAGGTCATCGAACGCGCGGCGGTAAAAGCACTGGAAATGCTGCAAAAAGAAATTTTTAAAAATGTCGGGGCATAA
- the rpmB gene encoding 50S ribosomal protein L28, giving the protein MSRVCALTGKKAMVGNNVSHAMNKTKRKFSVNLVKKRFYLAEEGRWITLRVAASTIKTINKNGIEAVLKQAKADGFVK; this is encoded by the coding sequence ATGTCAAGAGTTTGTGCACTTACGGGAAAGAAGGCGATGGTCGGGAACAACGTATCCCACGCCATGAACAAGACCAAAAGGAAGTTTTCCGTAAACCTGGTAAAGAAGCGTTTTTACCTGGCGGAAGAAGGTCGCTGGATTACCCTGCGTGTAGCCGCTTCTACGATCAAGACTATCAACAAAAACGGAATTGAAGCGGTACTGAAGCAAGCGAAAGCGGACGGTTTCGTTAAGTAA
- the rpmG gene encoding 50S ribosomal protein L33: protein MAKKGNRIQVILECTEHKTSGVPGTSRYITTKNKKNTPDRLEIKKFNPILKRVTVHKEIK from the coding sequence ATGGCAAAGAAAGGCAACAGAATCCAGGTAATTTTGGAGTGCACCGAGCACAAGACTTCAGGTGTACCAGGGACATCCCGCTATATTACGACAAAGAATAAAAAGAATACTCCGGACCGTCTGGAGATCAAAAAATTCAACCCGATCCTGAAAAGGGTAACCGTTCACAAAGAAATCAAGTAA
- a CDS encoding DUF4295 domain-containing protein — MAKKTVATLQTQSKRLTKAIKMVKSPKTGAYTFVESVMAPELVDDFLKKK; from the coding sequence ATGGCAAAGAAAACCGTAGCAACCCTGCAAACGCAGTCGAAAAGGCTGACCAAAGCGATCAAAATGGTAAAATCGCCTAAGACAGGTGCGTACACGTTCGTTGAAAGCGTCATGGCGCCCGAACTGGTGGACGATTTCCTGAAAAAGAAATAA
- the ftsY gene encoding signal recognition particle-docking protein FtsY yields MSFFKRFFSSDKPVLKDEEKQTLDKGLEKSKTSFFSKLAKAVAGKSSVDDEVLDNLEEILVNSDVGVNTTLKIIERIERRVAEDKYLGTDELNQILREEIASLLSETDSGEATEFVIPTGKKPYVIMVVGVNGVGKTTTIGKLANQFKKAGYSVVLGAADTFRAAAIDQLQIWADRVGVPIVKQQMGSDPASVAFDTLQSAVNQNADVVIIDTAGRLHNKVNLMNELSKVKRVMQKVVGDAPHDVLLVLDGSTGQNAFEQAKQFTAATEVTCLAVTKLDGTAKGGVVIGISDQFRIPVKYIGVGEGIEDLQVFNKYEFVDSFFK; encoded by the coding sequence ATGAGCTTCTTCAAACGCTTCTTCTCCTCCGATAAACCCGTCCTGAAAGACGAGGAAAAACAAACCCTCGACAAAGGACTCGAAAAGTCGAAAACCTCCTTTTTCTCGAAACTCGCCAAGGCCGTAGCCGGAAAGTCGAGTGTAGACGATGAGGTACTCGATAACCTTGAAGAGATCCTTGTCAATTCCGACGTGGGTGTCAACACGACACTTAAAATCATCGAGCGCATCGAACGTCGGGTGGCGGAAGACAAATACCTGGGCACCGACGAACTCAACCAAATCCTACGCGAGGAAATCGCATCCTTGTTGTCGGAAACCGATTCAGGTGAAGCAACCGAATTCGTCATTCCCACTGGTAAAAAACCGTATGTCATTATGGTGGTAGGTGTCAATGGTGTGGGTAAGACCACGACCATTGGAAAACTCGCCAACCAGTTCAAAAAAGCCGGATACAGCGTCGTCCTGGGCGCCGCCGATACCTTCCGTGCCGCCGCCATCGACCAGCTCCAGATTTGGGCCGATCGCGTGGGCGTGCCCATCGTGAAACAGCAAATGGGCAGTGATCCGGCCTCCGTAGCCTTCGATACACTACAATCGGCTGTCAACCAGAACGCCGACGTCGTGATCATCGACACCGCCGGTCGCCTTCACAACAAAGTGAACCTGATGAACGAGCTGTCGAAAGTGAAACGCGTGATGCAGAAAGTCGTAGGCGATGCCCCGCATGATGTCCTGCTCGTCCTTGATGGTTCCACAGGCCAAAATGCATTTGAACAGGCCAAACAGTTTACGGCTGCTACGGAAGTCACATGCCTCGCCGTTACAAAACTCGACGGCACCGCAAAGGGCGGCGTGGTAATCGGAATTTCCGACCAGTTCCGCATTCCGGTCAAATATATCGGTGTCGGAGAAGGCATCGAAGATTTACAGGTCTTCAACAAATACGAATTCGTCGACTCGTTCTTTAAATGA
- a CDS encoding serine hydrolase, producing MRPISFLIGLLALLSCSSSSDTTTSPEPQPEAAYFPPLTGTEWETKTAASLGWDETALQPLLDYLELKHSKSFMILVNGRIVVEHYFNGHTATSPWYWASAGKTLTATTFGITEQEGFVSRGDRVSEYLGTGWTSMPLAKENLITNRHLLTMTSGIEDLANGDCVTPDCLTYKADAGTRWAYHNVFVKLQDVVAEATGMSYNEYFNSRLRDKIGMTGTWVVSGDNIVYWSTTRSMARFGLLALHQGKWDTQTIVNSSFFHDATTTSQNINEAYGFLWWLNGKSTYHLPQTQYEFAGSVIPSGPSDMYMALGKNDQKIYVVPSKKMVIVRMGDAADDVNLALSDFDEVLWEKISALIR from the coding sequence ATGCGACCCATTTCTTTCCTTATTGGCCTGCTTGCTTTACTCTCATGCAGCTCCTCTTCTGACACCACGACTTCTCCCGAGCCACAGCCCGAAGCTGCCTATTTCCCGCCGCTGACCGGCACAGAATGGGAAACCAAAACAGCGGCCTCATTGGGATGGGACGAAACCGCGTTGCAACCCCTACTCGACTACCTCGAGTTGAAACATTCAAAAAGCTTTATGATACTCGTGAACGGACGCATAGTGGTCGAACACTATTTCAATGGTCATACCGCCACAAGTCCGTGGTATTGGGCAAGCGCCGGAAAAACGCTCACCGCGACTACATTCGGCATTACGGAACAGGAAGGCTTTGTCAGCCGAGGGGATCGAGTATCGGAGTATTTGGGTACCGGCTGGACCAGTATGCCACTTGCGAAAGAAAATCTGATTACCAACCGGCACTTGCTGACCATGACGTCTGGTATTGAGGACCTGGCCAATGGCGACTGTGTTACGCCAGACTGCCTCACGTATAAGGCAGATGCAGGCACGCGGTGGGCCTATCACAACGTATTTGTAAAACTTCAGGACGTGGTGGCCGAGGCGACCGGAATGTCGTATAACGAATACTTCAACTCGCGGCTGCGCGACAAGATCGGTATGACCGGCACCTGGGTGGTTTCAGGCGATAATATCGTGTATTGGAGCACTACCCGCAGCATGGCCCGTTTCGGCCTCTTGGCCCTTCACCAGGGTAAATGGGACACCCAGACGATTGTCAACAGTTCGTTTTTCCACGATGCTACCACAACCTCACAAAACATTAATGAGGCGTATGGCTTTCTTTGGTGGCTGAATGGTAAATCAACCTATCACCTACCCCAAACCCAATATGAATTCGCTGGTAGCGTTATTCCATCAGGGCCTTCCGACATGTATATGGCTTTAGGTAAGAATGACCAGAAGATTTACGTGGTCCCCTCAAAAAAAATGGTGATTGTACGCATGGGTGATGCGGCAGACGATGTCAATCTGGCATTATCGGATTTTGACGAAGTGCTGTGGGAAAAGATATCGGCGCTGATACGTTAG
- a CDS encoding DUF721 domain-containing protein: protein MAKRISNEGSLGDVLKEIIQSHHLQGGIDDVLVRNAWKSLMGNGVNTYTRGLTLKGSVLHVELTSSVLREELSYGKDKIIRLLNDEVGREVVSSVVLR from the coding sequence ATGGCCAAACGCATCAGCAACGAAGGTTCCCTGGGCGATGTCCTGAAGGAAATCATCCAGTCCCACCATCTTCAGGGAGGCATTGACGATGTGTTGGTTCGCAACGCGTGGAAATCCCTCATGGGAAATGGGGTCAATACCTACACGCGTGGCCTTACGTTAAAGGGTTCGGTTCTGCATGTCGAGCTTACGTCCTCCGTACTTCGGGAAGAACTGTCCTACGGGAAAGACAAAATCATCCGTCTGCTGAATGACGAAGTGGGCCGTGAGGTCGTATCGTCGGTAGTATTGCGATAA
- a CDS encoding nucleoside-diphosphate kinase, whose amino-acid sequence MATNRTFTMIKPDAVENGHIGNILAMITNAGFKIVALKLTQMTTADAQAFYAVHAARPFFGELVEFMTRGPIVAAILEKENAVEDFRTLIGSTNPADAAEGTIRKAYATSIGENAIHGSDSDENAAIESAFHFAGREQF is encoded by the coding sequence ATGGCTACAAACAGAACTTTTACGATGATCAAGCCGGATGCTGTTGAAAACGGACATATCGGTAACATCCTTGCCATGATCACCAATGCAGGATTCAAGATCGTCGCACTGAAACTCACCCAAATGACAACCGCTGATGCCCAGGCGTTTTACGCGGTGCACGCTGCCCGTCCGTTTTTCGGCGAACTCGTTGAGTTCATGACACGCGGACCGATCGTAGCAGCCATTCTTGAAAAAGAGAATGCAGTGGAAGACTTCCGTACGCTGATTGGATCGACCAACCCGGCCGATGCAGCCGAAGGAACCATCCGCAAGGCATATGCCACTTCTATTGGTGAAAATGCCATCCACGGATCGGATAGCGATGAAAACGCAGCCATTGAAAGCGCGTTCCATTTCGCTGGACGGGAGCAATTCTAA
- a CDS encoding SusF/SusE family outer membrane protein: MKRILLALAILFSTLGVTAQGVGIVGSSLGSWDNDVFMQSTDNVNWTLENQVFGTGAIKFRLNGSWTTNWGGSSFPSGTAVQNGPDIVVTPGVYNVAFNSTTGAYAFTPAVTFPSIGVIGTAVSANGFGGPDVDMVTTDGITYTLYAYGFSAGELKFRQDDAWTSNWGGNGFPSGTAVLNGNNIVVPAGYYTVTLNIQTGAYSFTFPSVGVIGTALPNGFDGPDVDMTTYNGETYVLYNYTFTAGEVKFRQDDSWTVNWGAADFPSGTGTQGGANIPVTAGNYTVNFNRVTGVYSFDTPIVYDNVGLIGTAVTANGFDGPDVDLTTVDGITYTLDNYAFTNGEAKFRLNDAWVTSWGAASFPSGIGQDPGVNIPVVAGTYSVTFNRATGAYSFVGTPTFPTVGILGPAVNGWDVADTNLTTTDGITYTLLNFTYQSGEAKIRLNDAWATSWGSNSFPAGGNDGSNIVIPAGTYDLSFNIQTGEYSFTATGTWPMIGILGTAVDANGFGGPDTDLTTTNGIIYTLTDWTFTAGEAKFRYDDAWDINYGGVFPAGSAVAGGDNIPVPAGVYTVTFNRATMTYNFAGQGFAAIGILGDAVPGAPFTGPDLDLVTTDGVNYSIDGLDLVTGFCKFRENNAWDVNWGGPNFPSGVATQGGSDIPVATNRYNIDFNRTTGEYNFGFVSIGMIGNAVGSWDNDVVTLTTTDGVNYTATAVPLVAGELKFRENGKWAVNWGSADFPTGTGTQDGANIVATEGTYDVTFNRLTGAYTFVFLGVEDFGGRSFAVYPNPSNTSWTFNGSGRRIDSVIITDMTGKIVRQQNANTDAVTVDASALPAGFYLARIVGEKATATLKVVRN; the protein is encoded by the coding sequence ATGAAAAGAATTCTACTCGCGTTAGCCATTCTATTCTCGACACTGGGCGTGACAGCGCAGGGTGTGGGAATCGTAGGAAGTTCTTTGGGCAGTTGGGACAATGATGTTTTCATGCAATCCACTGACAATGTGAACTGGACGTTGGAGAACCAAGTGTTTGGGACCGGGGCCATTAAGTTCCGATTGAACGGTTCTTGGACGACCAATTGGGGCGGATCATCGTTCCCTAGCGGAACAGCCGTACAAAACGGCCCGGATATCGTGGTCACCCCCGGCGTTTATAATGTGGCCTTTAACAGCACCACCGGCGCGTATGCTTTCACGCCCGCTGTTACCTTCCCGAGTATTGGCGTGATTGGAACGGCAGTATCGGCAAATGGATTCGGCGGACCGGATGTTGACATGGTGACCACCGATGGAATCACGTACACGCTCTATGCGTATGGATTTTCAGCCGGTGAACTCAAATTCCGACAGGATGACGCCTGGACTTCCAATTGGGGAGGAAACGGGTTCCCGTCTGGAACAGCAGTACTAAACGGTAACAACATCGTAGTACCGGCTGGCTATTACACTGTTACACTGAACATCCAGACCGGCGCTTATAGTTTTACATTCCCGAGCGTCGGCGTAATCGGAACAGCGCTTCCTAATGGATTTGATGGACCGGATGTGGATATGACGACTTACAATGGTGAAACCTATGTGCTTTACAACTATACGTTCACGGCAGGGGAAGTTAAATTCCGCCAAGACGATAGTTGGACGGTAAATTGGGGCGCTGCTGACTTCCCGTCTGGTACCGGCACGCAGGGTGGAGCGAATATCCCGGTGACTGCCGGAAACTACACTGTGAACTTCAACCGCGTAACCGGGGTGTACTCGTTCGATACACCTATCGTATATGATAACGTAGGATTGATTGGAACTGCGGTCACCGCAAATGGTTTCGATGGCCCAGACGTTGACTTGACGACTGTGGACGGTATCACATACACCCTCGACAATTACGCGTTCACAAACGGTGAGGCGAAATTCCGACTCAATGACGCCTGGGTGACCAGTTGGGGCGCGGCTAGTTTCCCTTCCGGGATAGGCCAGGACCCAGGAGTAAATATCCCGGTGGTAGCCGGAACGTACTCTGTGACCTTTAACAGGGCAACGGGTGCTTACAGCTTCGTCGGAACTCCTACCTTCCCAACAGTCGGCATCCTCGGACCTGCCGTAAACGGATGGGACGTAGCAGATACCAACCTCACTACCACCGACGGTATCACCTACACACTATTGAACTTTACATACCAATCAGGCGAGGCAAAAATCCGTCTGAACGATGCATGGGCTACAAGCTGGGGAAGTAACTCCTTCCCTGCCGGAGGAAACGACGGAAGTAACATCGTCATCCCTGCGGGAACGTATGACCTATCGTTCAACATCCAAACCGGCGAATACTCGTTTACCGCCACCGGCACCTGGCCGATGATCGGTATCCTCGGAACGGCAGTTGACGCAAATGGCTTCGGCGGACCTGACACCGATCTCACTACGACGAATGGTATCATTTATACCCTCACCGACTGGACCTTCACCGCAGGCGAAGCGAAGTTCCGCTACGATGACGCGTGGGATATCAATTACGGTGGCGTTTTCCCAGCGGGATCTGCCGTTGCGGGTGGCGATAACATCCCGGTTCCGGCCGGAGTATACACCGTTACCTTTAACCGGGCTACCATGACCTACAACTTTGCAGGCCAGGGCTTCGCGGCTATCGGTATCCTCGGAGATGCCGTACCAGGCGCACCTTTCACAGGTCCGGATTTGGATTTGGTAACGACGGATGGTGTCAATTATTCGATTGACGGACTCGACCTCGTGACCGGTTTCTGCAAATTCCGTGAGAACAATGCATGGGATGTCAACTGGGGTGGACCTAACTTCCCTTCCGGTGTGGCCACACAAGGCGGATCGGATATCCCGGTGGCTACGAATCGTTATAACATCGATTTCAACCGCACGACAGGTGAATATAACTTTGGCTTTGTCAGTATTGGAATGATTGGAAACGCTGTGGGTAGCTGGGACAACGACGTAGTGACCCTCACGACGACCGATGGTGTCAATTATACTGCTACCGCAGTTCCATTGGTGGCGGGCGAACTCAAATTCCGTGAAAACGGCAAATGGGCCGTAAACTGGGGATCTGCTGACTTCCCAACCGGAACGGGCACACAGGATGGTGCCAATATCGTAGCGACAGAAGGCACGTATGACGTCACCTTCAATCGTCTGACGGGTGCCTATACATTCGTATTCCTGGGCGTGGAAGATTTCGGAGGCCGTTCCTTTGCGGTATATCCAAACCCATCGAATACCTCATGGACATTCAATGGTAGCGGCCGCCGTATCGACTCGGTCATCATCACAGATATGACAGGTAAAATCGTACGCCAACAAAACGCGAATACGGATGCGGTGACAGTAGATGCGTCTGCCCTGCCAGCCGGATTCTACCTCGCGCGAATCGTAGGCGAAAAGGCAACGGCAACACTGAAAGTCGTTCGCAACTAA
- the bshC gene encoding bacillithiol biosynthesis cysteine-adding enzyme BshC — translation MPIESIAYRETGYFTPLILDYIDENPAVRPLYHRFPSLENLSQQADEKKATFPMARRESLVNALKRQYDGVSAPAPVQAHLDALLQDNAFTVTTGHQLSLFTGPAYFLYKIVTTIRLADTLSKSYPDKKFVPVYWMATEDHDFEEICQFHFHGKKFRWNREASGATGRMDLKGLDVVFELFSKEAGDGRNADELRRLFKDAYLSHNSLAAATRHLVNDLFGQDGLVIVDGDDPDLKKIFTPWMAKEVSESFSHKAVTATIAKMGDYKIQVNPREINLFYLGEDYRERIVRNGDAFTVLDTDLSFSHDEMLALLDTSPEKISPNVILRPLYQEVILPNICYIGGGGEIAYWLELKAMFEVAGVPFPVLLLRNSVAVASEKQQGKAARLGLTLSDLFRTETALQDLVVSKVSAATVDFSALRQQLHQQFALLHEALHQTDPSFAGAVKAQEQKQLAGLDRLESRWRKAERRKHADVAERAVALRRALFPLGGLQERTVHFGDFYELYGKEYRLALNQLQPLDALFSIVVMP, via the coding sequence ATGCCCATAGAATCGATCGCCTACCGCGAAACCGGTTATTTTACCCCGCTAATCCTCGACTATATTGACGAGAACCCCGCTGTCAGGCCGCTCTATCATCGATTTCCATCGCTTGAAAACCTGTCGCAACAGGCAGACGAGAAAAAGGCAACCTTCCCGATGGCACGTCGCGAATCGCTCGTAAACGCTTTGAAGAGGCAGTATGACGGCGTGTCGGCTCCGGCTCCGGTGCAAGCCCATCTGGATGCACTGCTTCAGGATAATGCGTTTACCGTTACTACAGGTCACCAACTAAGCCTGTTCACCGGTCCGGCTTATTTCCTTTACAAAATCGTGACTACCATCCGATTGGCGGATACGTTGTCAAAATCGTATCCCGATAAAAAGTTTGTTCCCGTCTATTGGATGGCCACGGAAGACCATGATTTCGAGGAGATCTGTCAATTCCATTTCCATGGAAAAAAATTTCGATGGAACCGGGAAGCCAGTGGTGCCACCGGACGGATGGACCTAAAGGGGCTGGATGTGGTTTTTGAGCTTTTTTCAAAGGAAGCCGGAGACGGACGCAACGCCGATGAATTGCGTCGGTTGTTTAAGGATGCGTACCTGTCCCATAACTCGTTGGCCGCTGCGACTCGACACTTGGTAAACGATTTGTTTGGGCAGGACGGACTCGTGATTGTCGACGGCGACGACCCAGATTTAAAGAAAATTTTCACTCCCTGGATGGCCAAAGAGGTATCCGAATCGTTTTCTCACAAAGCGGTGACGGCGACCATCGCCAAAATGGGCGATTACAAGATACAGGTGAACCCCCGTGAAATCAATTTGTTTTATCTCGGAGAGGATTACCGCGAGCGGATCGTCCGAAACGGGGATGCTTTTACGGTTTTGGATACCGACCTCTCGTTTTCGCATGACGAGATGCTGGCGTTACTCGACACCTCACCCGAAAAAATAAGCCCGAACGTCATTTTACGCCCACTATATCAAGAGGTTATCTTACCCAACATCTGCTATATTGGGGGAGGCGGTGAAATTGCCTACTGGCTCGAACTTAAAGCGATGTTCGAAGTCGCAGGCGTGCCGTTTCCGGTCTTGTTACTACGGAATTCGGTGGCCGTCGCATCGGAGAAACAACAGGGAAAAGCAGCGCGTCTGGGGCTCACGCTCTCGGATCTTTTTCGTACCGAAACTGCTTTACAGGACCTTGTCGTGTCGAAGGTTTCCGCTGCCACGGTAGATTTTTCAGCCCTCCGGCAACAGCTCCATCAGCAATTCGCCCTTCTACATGAAGCCTTGCACCAAACCGACCCTTCGTTCGCAGGAGCGGTGAAAGCACAGGAGCAAAAACAGTTGGCCGGACTTGACCGTTTGGAGAGCCGTTGGCGAAAAGCGGAACGACGCAAGCACGCGGACGTAGCGGAGAGAGCAGTGGCGTTGCGCCGGGCACTCTTCCCGTTGGGAGGCTTACAGGAACGCACGGTACACTTCGGGGATTTTTACGAGTTGTACGGAAAGGAGTACCGTTTGGCGCTCAACCAGCTACAACCCCTAGACGCCTTGTTTTCCATCGTCGTGATGCCCTAA